From the Astyanax mexicanus isolate ESR-SI-001 chromosome 9, AstMex3_surface, whole genome shotgun sequence genome, one window contains:
- the LOC125804611 gene encoding protein IWS1 homolog, producing MNSSVSAVKYLVSTTKHLLSTEDSEPEDLLILNPQDSEPEDLLILNPQDSEPEDLLILNPQDSEPEDLLILNPQDSEPEYLLILNPQDSEPEDLLILNPQDSEPEDLLILNPQDSEPEDLLILNPQDSEPEYLLILNPQDSEPEDLLILNPQDSEPEDLLILNPQDSEPEYLLILNPQDSEPEYLLILNPQVSEPEYLLILNPQDSEPEYLLILNPQDSEPEYLLILNPQDSEPEYLLILNLQDSEPEDLLILNPQDSEPEDLLILNLQDSEPEDLLILNLQDSEPEDLLILNPQDSEPEDLLILNPQDSEPEYLLILNPQDSEPEDLLILNPQDSEPAGAHYYYISEDLQLQRDTTIQLCSTDQKLRGIMGNAERFDGDTGF from the exons atgaattcttcAGTATCGGCTGTAAAGTATTTAGTTTCTACTACAAAGCATTTACTATCCACTGAGGACTCTGAACCGGAGGATCTGCTGATCCTGAACCCGCAGGACTCAGAACCGGAGGATCTGCTGATCCTGAACCCGCAGGACTCAGAACCGGAGGATCTGCTGATCCTGAACCCGCAGGACTCAGAACCGGAGGATCTGCTGATCCTGAACCCGCAGGACTCAGAACCCGAGTATCTGCTGATCCTGAACCCGCAGGACTCAGAACCGGAGGATCTGCTGATCCTGAACCCGCAGGACTCAGAACCGGAGGATCTGCTGATCCTGAACCCGCAGGACTCAGAACCGGAGGATCTGCTGATCCTGAACCCGCAGGACTCAGAACCCGAGTATCTGCTGATCCTGAACCCGCAGGACTCAGAACCGGAGGATCTGCTGATCCTGAACCCGCAGGACTCAGAACCGGAGGATCTGCTGATCCTGAACCCGCAGGACTCAGAACCGGAGTATCTGCTGATCCTGAACCCGCAGGACTCAGAACCCGAGTATCTGCTTATCCTGAACCCGCAGGTCTCAGAACCCGAGTATCTGCTGATCCTGAACCCGCAGGACTCAGAACCGGAGTATCTGCTGATCCTGAACCCGCAGGACTCAGAACCCGAGTATCTGCTGATCCTGAACCCGCAG GACTCAGAACCCGAGTATCTGCTGATCCTGAACCTGCAGGACTCAGAACCGGAGGATCTGCTGATCCTGAACCCGCAGGACTCAGAACCGGAGGATCTGCTGATCCTGAACCTGCAGGACTCTGAACCGGAGGATCTGCTGATCCTGAACCTGCAGGACTCAGAACCGGAGGATCTGCTGATCCTGAACCCGCAGGACTCAGAACCGGAGGATCTGCTGATCCTGAACCCGCAGGACTCAGAACCCGAGTATCTGCTGATCCTGAACCCGCAGGACTCAGAACCGGAGGATCTGCTGATCCTGAACCCGCAGGACTCAGAACCGGCTGGAGCGCATTATTATTATATCTCTGAAGATCTGCAGCTTCAGAGAGACACAACAATACAGCTCTGTTCCACAGATCAGAAGCTCAGAGGAATTATGGGAAATGCTGAGAGATTTGATGGAGATACAGGGTTTTGA